One window of the Archangium primigenium genome contains the following:
- a CDS encoding helix-turn-helix domain-containing protein — translation MDDKLALALGAAARAARLRAGLTQAEAAGKVGLAPGVYGRIERGGMMPSVPTLRRLSIALKIPSDTLLSLSHTEVTAWVDSLPAREERSPDLRRLARSLRNLSPAQLKVLNVIATALTR, via the coding sequence ATGGATGACAAGTTGGCCCTGGCCCTGGGGGCCGCGGCGCGGGCCGCTCGGCTGCGCGCGGGGCTCACTCAGGCGGAGGCGGCCGGCAAGGTGGGCCTGGCGCCGGGCGTCTACGGACGCATCGAGCGCGGCGGCATGATGCCCAGCGTCCCCACGCTGCGCCGCCTGAGCATCGCGCTCAAGATTCCCTCGGACACGCTCCTGAGCCTGAGCCACACCGAGGTCACCGCCTGGGTGGACTCGCTGCCGGCGCGCGAGGAGCGCTCCCCGGATCTGCGGCGGCTCGCGCGCTCCCTGCGCAACCTCTCCCCCGCGCAGCTCAAGGTCCTCAACGTCATCGCCACCGCGCTCACCCGCTGA